In a single window of the Micromonospora inositola genome:
- the nuoN gene encoding NADH-quinone oxidoreductase subunit NuoN, whose translation MTELKLPSIDYAALAPILIMLGVALVGVLVEAFVPRRLRNGVQLALALVAVLGALTMVILNSDDRLLTAGQAIAVDGPTLFLQGAILILAAMALLLIGERSVERGGAFVAHAAVTAESSDDRRQAEGVGGTTEVYPLATFAIGGMLIFVAANDLLTMFIALEVFSLPLYLLCALARRRRLLSQEAAMKYFMLGAYASAFFLFGVALIYGFTSGIPGRTAGVDFATVHAAVSDSPASPVLLFAGMALLAIGLLFKAAAAPFHVWTPDVYQGAPTPVTGFMAACTKVAAFGALLRVFHVAFSGAAWDFTPVLGAVAVLTMLVGAVLAVTQTDIKRLLAYSSIANAGYLLVGVLAPSKDGLSGTMFYLVAYGFSVLAAFAVVTLVRDADGEATHLSRWAGLGRRSPFFAAIFTFLLLAFAGIPLTSGFMSKVAVFGAAWASGNAWLVVAGVVTSMVLAFPYLRVVVMMWLSEPGEATPTVTVPGALTSAALMIGVLATLVLGVAPAQLLDLANGAAEFVR comes from the coding sequence ATGACCGAGCTGAAGTTGCCGTCGATCGACTACGCGGCGCTCGCTCCGATCCTGATCATGCTGGGCGTCGCCCTGGTCGGCGTCCTGGTCGAGGCGTTCGTGCCCCGGCGCCTGCGCAACGGGGTGCAGCTCGCGCTCGCCCTGGTGGCGGTGCTCGGCGCGCTCACCATGGTCATCCTCAACTCCGACGATCGGCTGCTCACCGCCGGTCAGGCGATCGCGGTGGACGGGCCGACGCTCTTCCTCCAGGGCGCGATCCTGATCCTCGCCGCGATGGCGCTGCTGCTCATCGGCGAGCGCTCGGTCGAGCGGGGCGGGGCGTTCGTCGCCCACGCCGCGGTCACCGCCGAGTCGTCCGACGACCGGCGGCAGGCCGAGGGCGTCGGCGGGACCACCGAGGTGTACCCGCTGGCCACCTTCGCGATCGGCGGCATGCTGATCTTCGTGGCGGCGAACGACCTGCTGACCATGTTCATCGCGCTCGAGGTCTTCTCGCTGCCGCTCTACCTGCTCTGCGCGCTGGCCCGCCGCCGGCGGCTGCTCAGCCAGGAGGCGGCGATGAAGTACTTCATGCTCGGCGCGTACGCCTCGGCGTTCTTCCTCTTCGGCGTGGCGCTGATCTACGGCTTCACCTCCGGCATCCCGGGCCGGACGGCCGGGGTCGACTTCGCCACCGTGCATGCCGCGGTCAGCGACTCCCCGGCCAGCCCGGTGCTGCTCTTCGCCGGCATGGCGCTGCTCGCCATCGGCCTGCTCTTCAAGGCGGCAGCCGCGCCGTTCCACGTCTGGACGCCGGACGTCTACCAGGGCGCCCCGACGCCGGTGACCGGGTTCATGGCCGCCTGCACGAAGGTCGCCGCGTTCGGCGCCCTGCTGCGGGTCTTCCACGTCGCGTTCTCCGGGGCGGCCTGGGACTTCACCCCCGTCCTCGGCGCGGTGGCGGTGCTGACCATGCTGGTCGGTGCGGTGCTGGCGGTCACCCAGACCGACATCAAGCGGCTGCTGGCCTACTCGTCGATCGCGAACGCCGGTTACCTGCTGGTCGGCGTGCTGGCACCCAGCAAGGACGGGCTCTCCGGCACGATGTTCTACCTGGTCGCGTACGGCTTCTCGGTGCTCGCCGCGTTCGCCGTGGTGACCCTGGTCCGGGACGCGGACGGCGAGGCGACCCACCTGTCCCGGTGGGCCGGGCTGGGCCGACGGTCGCCGTTCTTCGCGGCGATCTTCACCTTCCTCCTGCTCGCCTTCGCCGGTATCCCGCTGACCAGCGGCTTCATGAGCAAGGTCGCCGTCTTCGGCGCGGCGTGGGCAAGCGGGAACGCGTGGCTTGTCGTGGCAGGCGTGGTGACCAGCATGGTGCTGGCCTTCCCGTACCTGCGGGTCGTGGTGATGATGTGGCTCTCCGAGCCGGGCGAGGCCACCCCCACGGTGACCGTGCCGGGCGCGCTCACCTCGGCGGCCCTGATGATCGGCGTGCTGGCCACCCTGGTCCTGGGCGTCGCGCCGGCGCAGCTGCTCGACCTGGCCAACGGTGCCGCCGAATTCGTGCGATGA
- the nuoK gene encoding NADH-quinone oxidoreductase subunit NuoK: protein MTPDYYLILAAVLFTIGAVGVLVRRNAIVLFMCVELMLNAANLTLVTFSRINGDLNGQIMAFFVMVVAAAEVVVGLAIIMSIFRTRRSASVDDANLLKY, encoded by the coding sequence GTGACCCCCGACTACTACCTGATCCTCGCCGCGGTGCTGTTCACCATCGGTGCCGTCGGGGTGCTGGTCCGGCGCAACGCGATCGTGCTGTTCATGTGCGTCGAGCTGATGCTCAACGCGGCCAACCTGACGCTGGTCACCTTCAGCCGGATCAACGGTGACCTCAACGGCCAGATCATGGCGTTCTTCGTGATGGTGGTGGCGGCGGCCGAGGTCGTGGTCGGGCTCGCGATCATCATGTCGATCTTCCGGACTCGACGCTCGGCGAGCGTCGACGACGCCAACCTGCTCAAGTACTAA
- a CDS encoding NADH-quinone oxidoreductase subunit M encodes MSNFPFLSVLTVAPLVGALVVALLPRRSPELAKQVAFGWSLLVLVLSVVMWITFQADGDRFQFRESYSWIPNWGVNFTFAADGIALVMLMLIAILVPLVILASWHDAESSKRSVPVYFALLLVLECTMIGVFAAADVFLFYVFFEVMLVPMYFLIGSYGGHQRQYAAVKFFLYSLVGGLFMLAAVIGLWVVGGKTFDWQALSQVDISTGTARWLFLGFFLAFAIKAPFFPFHTWLPDAGGAAPAGAAALLVGVLDKVGTFGILRYCLPLFPEASRWFAPWALALGVIGIIYAALLAVGQNDLKRLVSYTSIAHFGFIGVGIFAFTTQAGTGAVLYMLNHGLATGLLFLVVGMLIARRGSALISDFGGAGKLVPLLAGVLFFAGLASLALPGTAPFVSEFLVLIGTFTTNKPVAVIATLGIILAAAYVLWMVQRTTQGTLNPALTEVEGMRRDLTLREKVVVAPLIALIVLLGFYPKPVTDVINPAVRATMQDVGRTDPAPTVGSVQEAAK; translated from the coding sequence ATGTCCAACTTCCCGTTCCTCTCGGTGCTGACCGTGGCACCGCTGGTCGGCGCCCTGGTCGTGGCCCTGCTGCCGCGCCGCTCGCCCGAGCTGGCCAAGCAGGTGGCGTTCGGCTGGTCGCTGCTCGTGCTGGTGCTGTCGGTGGTCATGTGGATCACCTTCCAGGCCGACGGTGACCGGTTCCAGTTCCGCGAGTCGTACTCGTGGATCCCGAACTGGGGCGTCAACTTCACCTTCGCCGCGGACGGCATCGCGCTGGTCATGCTGATGCTGATCGCGATCCTGGTGCCGCTGGTGATCCTGGCGTCCTGGCACGACGCCGAGTCGTCGAAGCGGTCCGTGCCGGTCTACTTCGCCCTGCTGCTCGTCCTCGAGTGCACGATGATCGGCGTCTTCGCCGCCGCCGACGTCTTCCTGTTCTACGTGTTCTTCGAGGTCATGCTCGTCCCGATGTACTTCCTCATCGGCAGCTACGGTGGCCACCAGCGGCAGTACGCGGCGGTGAAGTTCTTCCTCTACTCGCTGGTCGGCGGTCTGTTCATGCTGGCCGCGGTGATCGGCCTCTGGGTGGTCGGCGGGAAGACCTTCGACTGGCAGGCGCTGAGCCAGGTGGACATCTCCACCGGCACCGCCCGTTGGCTCTTCCTCGGCTTCTTCCTCGCCTTCGCGATCAAGGCGCCGTTCTTCCCGTTCCACACCTGGCTGCCGGACGCCGGTGGCGCGGCCCCGGCCGGCGCGGCGGCGCTGCTGGTCGGCGTGCTGGACAAGGTCGGCACCTTCGGCATCCTGCGGTACTGCCTGCCGCTCTTCCCCGAGGCGTCGCGGTGGTTCGCCCCGTGGGCGCTGGCGCTCGGCGTGATCGGCATCATCTACGCCGCGCTGCTGGCGGTCGGCCAGAACGACCTGAAGCGGCTGGTGTCGTACACCTCGATCGCGCACTTCGGCTTCATCGGCGTCGGCATCTTCGCCTTCACCACCCAGGCCGGCACCGGCGCGGTGCTCTACATGCTCAACCACGGCCTCGCCACCGGCCTGCTCTTCCTGGTGGTGGGCATGCTGATCGCGCGCCGCGGCTCGGCCCTGATCAGCGACTTCGGCGGCGCGGGCAAGCTCGTCCCGCTGCTCGCCGGGGTGCTCTTCTTCGCCGGCCTCGCCTCGCTGGCGCTGCCCGGCACCGCGCCGTTCGTCTCCGAGTTCCTGGTGCTGATCGGCACCTTCACCACCAACAAGCCGGTCGCGGTGATCGCCACGCTCGGCATCATCCTGGCCGCCGCGTACGTGCTGTGGATGGTGCAGCGCACCACCCAGGGCACCCTCAACCCGGCCCTGACCGAGGTCGAGGGCATGCGCCGGGACCTCACCCTGCGCGAGAAGGTCGTGGTCGCCCCGCTGATCGCGCTGATCGTGCTGCTCGGCTTCTACCCCAAGCCGGTCACCGATGTCATCAACCCCGCCGTCCGCGCGACCATGCAGGACGTCGGTCGGACCGATCCCGCCCCGACGGTCGGCAGCGTCCAGGAGGCCGCAAAATGA
- a CDS encoding NADH-quinone oxidoreductase subunit J: MTTQTVLAEAASVSGGEAVTFWILAPLALIGAIGMVWARNAVHSALWLVLTMLCLGVFYVLQAGPFIGMVQIIVYTGAIMMLFLFVLMLVGRDASDSLIETLRGQRTAAVVLGLGFAGLVGSGIYRALHGVRAVGLEQANAEGNVQGIARLLFTKYVFAFELTSALLITAAVGAMVLAHVERRKEDRMDQVATMKARFRPGNYPGPKPGPGVFATSSSVATPARLPDGRLTERSTPDILPVRELTAEETSLKGTEKK, encoded by the coding sequence ATGACCACGCAGACGGTGCTCGCCGAGGCGGCCTCGGTCTCCGGCGGCGAGGCGGTGACCTTCTGGATCCTCGCCCCGCTGGCGCTGATCGGCGCGATCGGCATGGTCTGGGCCCGCAACGCGGTGCACTCCGCGCTCTGGTTGGTGCTGACCATGCTCTGCCTGGGCGTGTTCTACGTGCTCCAGGCGGGCCCGTTCATCGGCATGGTGCAGATCATCGTCTACACCGGCGCGATCATGATGCTCTTCCTGTTCGTGCTGATGCTGGTCGGCCGGGACGCCTCCGACTCGCTGATCGAGACGCTGCGCGGGCAGCGGACCGCCGCAGTGGTGCTCGGGCTCGGCTTCGCCGGCCTGGTCGGCAGCGGCATCTACCGGGCCCTCCACGGCGTCCGGGCGGTCGGCCTGGAACAGGCCAACGCCGAGGGCAACGTGCAGGGCATCGCCCGGCTGCTCTTCACCAAGTACGTCTTCGCCTTCGAGCTGACCTCGGCGCTGCTGATCACGGCGGCGGTCGGCGCGATGGTGCTGGCGCACGTGGAGCGGCGCAAGGAGGACCGGATGGACCAGGTCGCCACCATGAAGGCCCGGTTCCGCCCCGGCAACTACCCCGGCCCGAAGCCCGGCCCGGGCGTCTTCGCCACCTCCTCCTCGGTGGCCACCCCGGCCCGCCTGCCCGACGGCCGGCTGACCGAGCGCAGCACCCCGGACATCCTGCCGGTCCGTGAGCTGACCGCCGAGGAGACCTCGCTGAAGGGGACCGAGAAAAAGTGA
- the nuoI gene encoding NADH-quinone oxidoreductase subunit NuoI: MGTITGTFKGFGVTFSHMFRKVVTTDYPFKPPVSAPRYHGRHILNRHPDGLEKCIGCELCAWACPADAIYVEGGDNTEEQRFSPGERYASVYQINYARCIFCGLCIEACPTRSLTMSNEYELARDNRQDLIFTKEQLLAPLLPGMEQPPHPMRLGDSEKDYYIGSLTNPGTSAGAEHSPMGPGRYQVEEHPGVTFPGAEQAAQRAAAGKGDGA, translated from the coding sequence GTGGGCACGATCACCGGAACGTTCAAGGGCTTCGGGGTCACCTTCTCGCACATGTTCAGGAAGGTCGTCACCACCGACTACCCGTTCAAGCCGCCGGTCTCGGCGCCGCGCTACCACGGGCGGCACATCCTCAACCGGCACCCGGACGGGCTGGAGAAGTGCATCGGCTGCGAGCTGTGCGCCTGGGCCTGCCCGGCGGACGCGATCTACGTGGAGGGTGGCGACAACACCGAGGAGCAGCGCTTCTCCCCGGGTGAGCGGTACGCCAGCGTCTACCAGATCAACTACGCCCGGTGCATCTTCTGCGGGCTCTGCATCGAGGCCTGCCCGACCCGTTCGCTCACCATGAGCAACGAGTACGAGCTGGCCCGGGACAACCGGCAGGACCTGATCTTCACCAAGGAGCAGCTGCTCGCGCCGCTGCTGCCGGGGATGGAGCAGCCGCCGCACCCGATGCGGCTGGGTGACAGCGAGAAGGACTACTACATCGGTTCGCTGACCAACCCGGGCACCTCGGCCGGCGCCGAGCACTCGCCGATGGGCCCCGGCCGGTACCAGGTGGAGGAGCACCCCGGCGTGACCTTCCCCGGCGCCGAGCAGGCGGCCCAGCGGGCAGCGGCAGGCAAGGGAGACGGCGCATGA
- the nuoL gene encoding NADH-quinone oxidoreductase subunit L, which produces MEETVRYAEATGLLGSVWLLVAIPLVSAAILLLLGRRADRWGHWLGVAAIGAAFVLGLTYFFQLRGLENKSVEQSLWQFISVGDFKVDFGLLFDPLAGVFVLLITGVGFLIHLYAVEYMAHDEGRRRFFAYFNLFVAAMLLLVLGNNYVMLYFGWEGVGLASYLLISFWYGRPSAATAGKKAFLMNRVGDAGLAIGIFVMFATLGTTQYDEVFNGVGALTGTTVLVLGLLLLLGAAGKSGQFPLQAWLPDAMEGPTPVSALIHAATMVTAGVYLIARSNPIFSADSTLQLVVVSVGALTLLLGCVIGAAKDDIKRVLAWSTVSQIGYMFLGVGLGGGAYALAIIHLLAHGFFKANMFLGAGSVMHGMNDQVDIRRFGGLSSYMKITWLTFMTGWLAIIGIPPLSGYFSKEPIIAAAFEREGWTAWLFGGAALLGAGLTAFYMTRLFVLTFHGPKRWTEDIEHPHESPKLMTIPLILLAAGSVLAGGLMTWNDGVVSWLAPVLGEEAGGEAHAVLPHLVITILSILVTVLGAGLAWALFRNGTATEPQPAGVLVTAARRNLYTDAVNEAVFEKPGIFLTRALVFLDNRGVDGLVNGLAAAVGGGSGRLRRLQTGFVRSYATSILTGALLVVAAFLAVQAGWLA; this is translated from the coding sequence GTGGAAGAGACTGTGCGGTACGCAGAGGCCACGGGCTTGCTGGGTAGCGTCTGGCTGCTCGTGGCGATCCCGCTGGTCAGCGCGGCGATCCTGCTGCTGCTCGGCCGGCGGGCCGACCGCTGGGGGCACTGGCTGGGGGTGGCCGCCATCGGCGCCGCCTTCGTGCTCGGCCTGACCTACTTCTTCCAGCTGCGTGGCCTGGAGAACAAGTCGGTCGAGCAGAGCCTCTGGCAGTTCATCTCGGTCGGTGACTTCAAGGTCGACTTCGGTCTGCTCTTCGACCCGCTGGCCGGGGTCTTCGTGCTGCTGATCACCGGGGTGGGCTTCCTGATCCACCTCTACGCGGTCGAGTACATGGCGCACGACGAGGGCCGGCGGCGGTTCTTCGCGTACTTCAACCTCTTCGTCGCCGCGATGCTCCTGCTGGTGCTCGGCAACAACTACGTGATGCTCTACTTCGGCTGGGAGGGCGTCGGCCTGGCGTCGTACCTGCTGATCTCCTTCTGGTACGGGCGGCCCAGCGCGGCCACCGCGGGCAAGAAGGCGTTCCTGATGAACCGGGTCGGCGACGCCGGCCTGGCCATCGGCATCTTCGTCATGTTCGCCACCCTCGGCACCACGCAGTACGACGAGGTCTTCAACGGCGTCGGCGCGTTGACCGGCACCACCGTGCTGGTGCTCGGCCTGCTGCTGCTGCTCGGCGCGGCCGGCAAGTCCGGTCAGTTCCCGCTCCAGGCGTGGCTGCCGGACGCGATGGAGGGCCCGACCCCGGTGTCGGCGCTCATCCACGCGGCCACCATGGTCACCGCGGGCGTCTACCTGATCGCCCGCTCCAACCCGATCTTCTCGGCCGACAGCACCCTCCAGCTCGTGGTGGTCAGCGTCGGCGCGCTCACCCTGCTGCTCGGCTGCGTCATCGGCGCGGCCAAGGACGACATCAAGCGGGTGCTGGCCTGGTCGACGGTGAGCCAGATCGGCTACATGTTCCTCGGCGTCGGTCTCGGCGGCGGCGCGTACGCGCTGGCGATCATCCACCTGCTGGCGCACGGCTTCTTCAAGGCCAACATGTTCCTCGGCGCCGGCTCGGTCATGCACGGCATGAACGACCAGGTGGACATCCGCCGGTTCGGCGGCCTGTCGAGCTACATGAAGATCACCTGGCTGACCTTCATGACGGGCTGGCTCGCCATCATCGGCATCCCGCCGCTGTCCGGCTACTTCTCCAAGGAGCCGATCATCGCCGCCGCCTTCGAGCGGGAGGGCTGGACCGCCTGGCTCTTCGGCGGGGCGGCCCTGCTCGGCGCCGGGCTCACCGCCTTCTACATGACCCGGCTCTTCGTGCTCACCTTCCACGGCCCTAAGCGGTGGACCGAGGACATCGAGCACCCGCACGAGTCGCCGAAGCTGATGACCATCCCGCTGATCCTGCTCGCGGCCGGTTCGGTGCTGGCCGGTGGCCTGATGACGTGGAACGACGGGGTCGTCTCCTGGCTGGCCCCGGTGCTCGGCGAGGAGGCCGGTGGCGAGGCGCACGCCGTGCTCCCGCACCTCGTGATCACCATCCTGTCGATCCTGGTCACCGTGCTCGGCGCCGGACTCGCCTGGGCGCTGTTCCGCAACGGCACGGCCACCGAGCCGCAGCCGGCCGGCGTGCTGGTCACCGCCGCCCGCCGCAACCTCTACACCGACGCCGTCAACGAGGCGGTCTTCGAGAAGCCGGGCATCTTCCTCACCCGGGCGCTGGTCTTCCTCGACAACCGGGGCGTCGACGGGCTGGTCAACGGCCTCGCCGCCGCCGTGGGCGGTGGTTCGGGCCGGCTCCGGCGGCTGCAGACCGGTTTCGTGCGGTCGTACGCGACCTCGATCCTGACCGGCGCGCTGCTCGTGGTGGCGGCGTTCCTGGCGGTGCAGGCGGGGTGGCTGGCGTGA
- the nuoH gene encoding NADH-quinone oxidoreductase subunit NuoH, which translates to MNALYLAAQDPTLADFGKDPWWLVLGKIVFAFVFGLLATLLGVWFERRVVGYMQVRPGPNQVGPFGLLQTLADGLKMAFKEDILPRTADKVVFFFAPTISVICAVTSLSVVPFGPMVSIFGHHTPLQVTDVSVAVLVILACSSMGIYGIVLGGWASGSTYPLLGGLRSSAQMISYEVAMGLSIVAVFMTAGTMSTSGIVAAQAHGTRLSLGGWEVAAPGWYAILLLPSFIIFFIATVGETNRAPFDLPEAESELVAGFMTEYSSLKFALFMLSEYVSMVTMSAVTTTLFLGGWRAPAPITTFWAGANSGWWPMLWFFGKVLILVFVFVWLRGTLPRLRYDQFMRFGWKVLLPINLVWILVLSGLRSIEDWQARDRLLATAVGAGVLLLATLFWPNRKREPKPTLQDQANSRPHGSFPLPPMDLQVPPSPRTKRVVAEREPANVAAGSDSREV; encoded by the coding sequence GTGAACGCGCTCTACCTCGCGGCGCAGGACCCGACGCTGGCGGACTTCGGCAAGGACCCGTGGTGGCTGGTCCTCGGCAAGATCGTCTTCGCCTTCGTCTTCGGTCTGCTGGCCACGCTGCTCGGCGTCTGGTTCGAGCGCCGGGTCGTCGGCTACATGCAGGTCCGGCCCGGCCCCAACCAGGTCGGCCCGTTCGGCCTGCTGCAGACCCTCGCCGACGGTCTGAAGATGGCCTTCAAGGAGGACATCCTCCCGCGGACGGCCGACAAGGTGGTCTTCTTCTTCGCGCCGACCATCTCGGTGATCTGCGCGGTCACCTCGCTGTCGGTGGTGCCGTTCGGCCCGATGGTGAGCATCTTCGGCCACCACACGCCGCTGCAGGTCACCGACGTGTCGGTGGCGGTGCTGGTGATCCTCGCCTGCTCCTCGATGGGCATCTACGGCATCGTGCTCGGCGGTTGGGCCTCCGGCTCGACGTACCCGCTGCTCGGCGGTCTGCGGTCCAGCGCCCAGATGATCTCGTACGAGGTCGCGATGGGGCTGAGCATCGTGGCGGTGTTCATGACCGCCGGCACGATGTCCACCAGCGGGATCGTCGCCGCCCAGGCCCACGGCACGCGGCTGAGCCTCGGCGGCTGGGAGGTCGCCGCACCCGGCTGGTACGCGATCCTGCTGCTGCCGAGCTTCATCATCTTCTTCATCGCCACCGTCGGTGAGACCAACCGGGCGCCGTTCGACCTGCCCGAGGCGGAGTCGGAGCTGGTCGCGGGCTTCATGACCGAGTACAGCTCGCTGAAGTTCGCGCTCTTCATGCTCTCCGAGTACGTCTCGATGGTGACCATGTCCGCGGTCACCACCACGCTCTTCCTCGGCGGGTGGCGGGCACCGGCGCCGATCACCACCTTCTGGGCCGGCGCCAACTCCGGTTGGTGGCCGATGCTCTGGTTCTTCGGCAAGGTGCTGATCCTCGTCTTCGTCTTCGTCTGGCTGCGGGGCACGCTGCCCCGGCTGCGCTACGACCAGTTCATGCGCTTCGGCTGGAAGGTCCTGCTCCCGATCAACCTGGTCTGGATCCTGGTCCTGTCCGGGCTGCGCTCGATCGAGGACTGGCAGGCCCGGGACCGGCTGCTCGCCACCGCGGTCGGCGCGGGCGTGCTGCTGCTGGCCACGCTCTTCTGGCCGAACCGCAAGCGGGAGCCGAAGCCGACGCTCCAGGACCAGGCCAACAGCCGTCCGCACGGCAGCTTCCCGCTGCCCCCGATGGACCTGCAGGTACCACCGAGCCCGCGCACCAAGCGCGTGGTCGCCGAGCGGGAGCCGGCCAACGTCGCCGCCGGCTCGGACTCCAGGGAGGTGTGA